A section of the Chlorocebus sabaeus isolate Y175 chromosome 13, mChlSab1.0.hap1, whole genome shotgun sequence genome encodes:
- the GPRC6A gene encoding G-protein coupled receptor family C group 6 member A isoform X1: MALLIILITCFMIILATSQPCQTPDDFVAATSPGHIIIGGLFAIHEKMLSSEDYPRRPQIQKCVGFEISVFLQTLAMIHSIEMINNSTLLSGVKLGYEIYDTCTEVTVAMAATLRFLSKFNCSKETVEFKCDYSSCMPRVKAVIGSGYSEITMAVSRMLNLQLMPQVGYESTAEILSDKIRFPSFLRTVPSDFHQIKAMVHLIQKSGWNWIGIITTDDDYGRLALNTFIIQAEANNVCIAFKEVLPAFLSDNTIEVRINQTLKKIILEAQVNVIVVFLRQFHVFDLFNKAIKMNINKMWIASDNWSTATKITTIPNVKKIGKVVGFTFRRGNISAFHSFLQNLHLLPSDSNKLLHEYAMHLSACTYAKDTDLSQCIFNHSQRTLAYKANKAIERNFFMRNDFLRDYAEPGLIHSIQLAVFALGYAIRDLCQARDCQNPNAFQPWELLGVLKNVTFTDGGNSFHFDAHGDLNTGYDVVLWKEINGHMTVTKMAEYDLQNDVFIIPDQETKNEFRNLKQIQSKCSKECSPGQMKKTTRSQHICCYECENCPENHYSNQTDMPHCLLCNNETHWAPVRSTVCFEKEVEYLNWNDSLAILLLILSLLGIIFVLVVGIIFTRNLNTPVVKSSGGLRICYVILLCHFLNFASTSFFIGEPQDFTCKTRQTLFGVSFTLCISCILTKSLKILLAFSFDPKLQKFLKCLYKPILIIFTCTGIQVVICTLWLIFAAPTVEVNVSLPRVIILECEEGSILAFGTMLGYIAILAFICFIFAFKGRKLPENYNEAKFITFGMLIYFIAWITFIPIYATTFGKYVPAVEIIVILISNYGILCCTFFPKCYVIICKQDINTKSAFLKMIYSYSSHSVSSIAVSHASLDSMNGNVTMTNLSSSGKSATWQKSKDLQAQAFAHTCRENATSVSKTLPRKRISSI; this comes from the exons CTTTGAAATATCAGTCTTTCTTCAAACTCTTGCCATGATACACAGCATTGAGATGATCAACAATTCAACACTATTATCTGGAGTCAAACTGGGGTATGAAATCTATGACACTTGTACAGAAGTCACAGTGGCAATGGCAGCCACTCTGAGGTTTCTTTCTAAATTCAACTGCTCCAAAGAAACTGTGGAGTTTAAGTGTGACTATTCCAGCTGCATGCCAAGAGTTAAGGCTGTCATAGGTTCTGGGTATTCAGAAATAACAATGGCTGTCTCCAGGATGTTGAATTTACAGCTCATGCCACAG GTGGGTTATGAATCAACTGCAGAAATCCTGAGTGACAAAATTCGCTTTCCTTCATTTTTACGGACTGTGCCCAGTGACTTCCATCAAATTAAAGCAATGGTTCACCTGATTCAGAAATCTGGTTGGAACTGGATTGGCATCATAACTACAGATGATGACTATGGACGATTGGCTCTTAACACTTTTATAATTCAGGCTGAAGCAAATAACGTGTGCATAGCCTTCAAAGAGGTTCTTCCAGCCTTTCTTTCAGATAATACCATTGAAGTCAGAATCAATCAGACACTGAAGAAAATCATTTTAGAAGCCCAGGTTAATGTCATTGTGGTATTTCTGAGGCAATTCCATGTTTTTGATCTCTTCAATAAAGccattaaaatgaatataaataagatGTGGATTGCTAGTGATAATTGGTCAACTGCCACCAAGATTACCACCATTCCTAATGTTAAAAAGATTGGCAAAGTTGTGGGATTTACCTTTAGAAGAGGGAATATATCCGCTTTCCATTCCTTTCTTCAAAATCTGCACTTGCTTCCCAGTGACAGTAACAAACTCTTACATGAATATGCCATGCATTTATCTGCCTGCACATATGCCAAGGACACTGATTTGAGCCAATGCATTTTCAATCATTCTCAAAGGACTTTGGCCTACAAGGCTAACAAGGCTatagaaagaaacttcttcaTGAGAAATGACTTCCTCCGGGACTATGCTGAGCCAGGACTCATTCATAGTATTCAACTTGCAGTGTTTGCCCTTGGTTATGCCATTCGGGATCTGTGTCAAGCTCGTGACTGTCAGAACCCCAACGCTTTTCAACCATGGGAG ttaCTTGGTGTGCTAAAAAATGTGACATTCACTGATGGAGGgaattcatttcattttgatGCTCATGGGGATTTAAATACTGGATATGATGTTGTGCTCTGGAAGGAGATCAATGGACACATGACTGTCACCAAGATGGCAGAATATGACCTACAGAATGATGTCTTCATCATCCCAGATCAGGAAACAAAAAATGAGTTCAGGAATCTTAAG CAAATTCAATCTAAATGCTCCAAGGAATGCAGTCCTGGGcaaatgaagaaaactacaagAAGTCAACACATCTGTTGCTATGAATGTGAGAACTGTCCTGAAAATCACTACAGTAATCAGACAG ATATGCCTCACTGCCTTTTATGCAACAATGAAACTCACTGGGCCCCTGTTAGGAGCACTGTGTGCTTTGAAAAGGAAGTGGAATATCTCAACTGGAATGACTCCTTGGCCATCCTGCTCTTGATCCTCTCCCTACTGGGAATCATATTTGTTCTGGTTGTTGGCATAATATTTACAAGAAACCTGAACACACCTGTTGTGAAATCATCCGGGGGATTAAGAATTTGCTATGTGATCCTTCTCTGTCATTTCCTCAATTTTGCCAGCACGAGCTTTTTCATTGGAGAACCACAAGACTTCACATGTAAAACCAGGCAGACACTGTTTGGAGTGAGCTTTACTCTCTGCATCTCCTGCATTTTGACGAAGTCCCTGAAAATTTTGCTAGCCTTCAGCTTTGATCCCAAATTACAGAAATTTCTGAAGTGCCTCTATAAACCAATCCTTATTATCTTCACTTGCACGGGTATCCAGGTTGTCATTTGCACACTCTGGTTAATCTTTGCAGCACCTACTGTAGAGGTGAATGTCTCCTTGCCCAGAGTCATCATCCTGGAGTGTGAGGAGGGATCCATACTTGCATTTGGCACCATGCTGGGCTACATTGCCATCCTAGCCTTCATTTGCTTCATATTTGCTTTCAAAGGCAGGAAATTACCTGAGAATTACAATGAAGCCAAATTCATAACATTTGGCATGCTCATTTACTTCATAGCTTGGATCACATTCATCCCTATCTATGCTACCACATTCGGCAAATATGTACCAGCTGTGGAGATTATTGTCATATTAATATCTAACTATGGAATCCTGTGTTGCACATTCTTCCCCAAATGCTATGTTATTATTTGTAAGCAAGATATTAACACCAAGTCTGCCTTTCTCAAGATGATCTACAGTTATTCTTCCCATAGCGTGAGCAGCATTGCCGTGAGTCATGCTTCACTGGACTCCATGAACGGCAATGTCACAATGACCAATCTCAGCTCTAGTGGCAAGTCTGCAACCTGGCAGAAAAGCAAAGATCTTCAGGCACAAGCATTTGCACACACATGCAGAGAAAATGCCACAAGTGTATCTAAAACTTTGCCTCGAAAAAGAATTTCAAGTATATGA
- the GPRC6A gene encoding G-protein coupled receptor family C group 6 member A isoform X2, producing the protein MALLIILITCFMIILATSQPCQTPDDFVAATSPGHIIIGGLFAIHEKMLSSEDYPRRPQIQKCVGFEISVFLQTLAMIHSIEMINNSTLLSGVKLGYEIYDTCTEVTVAMAATLRFLSKFNCSKETVEFKCDYSSCMPRVKAVIGSGYSEITMAVSRMLNLQLMPQVGYESTAEILSDKIRFPSFLRTVPSDFHQIKAMVHLIQKSGWNWIGIITTDDDYGRLALNTFIIQAEANNVCIAFKEVLPAFLSDNTIEVRINQTLKKIILEAQVNVIVVFLRQFHVFDLFNKAIKMNINKMWIASDNWSTATKITTIPNVKKIGKVVGFTFRRGNISAFHSFLQNLHLLPSDSNKLLHEYAMHLSACTYAKDTDLSQCIFNHSQRTLAYKANKAIERNFFMRNDFLRDYAEPGLIHSIQLAVFALGYAIRDLCQARDCQNPNAFQPWEQIQSKCSKECSPGQMKKTTRSQHICCYECENCPENHYSNQTDMPHCLLCNNETHWAPVRSTVCFEKEVEYLNWNDSLAILLLILSLLGIIFVLVVGIIFTRNLNTPVVKSSGGLRICYVILLCHFLNFASTSFFIGEPQDFTCKTRQTLFGVSFTLCISCILTKSLKILLAFSFDPKLQKFLKCLYKPILIIFTCTGIQVVICTLWLIFAAPTVEVNVSLPRVIILECEEGSILAFGTMLGYIAILAFICFIFAFKGRKLPENYNEAKFITFGMLIYFIAWITFIPIYATTFGKYVPAVEIIVILISNYGILCCTFFPKCYVIICKQDINTKSAFLKMIYSYSSHSVSSIAVSHASLDSMNGNVTMTNLSSSGKSATWQKSKDLQAQAFAHTCRENATSVSKTLPRKRISSI; encoded by the exons CTTTGAAATATCAGTCTTTCTTCAAACTCTTGCCATGATACACAGCATTGAGATGATCAACAATTCAACACTATTATCTGGAGTCAAACTGGGGTATGAAATCTATGACACTTGTACAGAAGTCACAGTGGCAATGGCAGCCACTCTGAGGTTTCTTTCTAAATTCAACTGCTCCAAAGAAACTGTGGAGTTTAAGTGTGACTATTCCAGCTGCATGCCAAGAGTTAAGGCTGTCATAGGTTCTGGGTATTCAGAAATAACAATGGCTGTCTCCAGGATGTTGAATTTACAGCTCATGCCACAG GTGGGTTATGAATCAACTGCAGAAATCCTGAGTGACAAAATTCGCTTTCCTTCATTTTTACGGACTGTGCCCAGTGACTTCCATCAAATTAAAGCAATGGTTCACCTGATTCAGAAATCTGGTTGGAACTGGATTGGCATCATAACTACAGATGATGACTATGGACGATTGGCTCTTAACACTTTTATAATTCAGGCTGAAGCAAATAACGTGTGCATAGCCTTCAAAGAGGTTCTTCCAGCCTTTCTTTCAGATAATACCATTGAAGTCAGAATCAATCAGACACTGAAGAAAATCATTTTAGAAGCCCAGGTTAATGTCATTGTGGTATTTCTGAGGCAATTCCATGTTTTTGATCTCTTCAATAAAGccattaaaatgaatataaataagatGTGGATTGCTAGTGATAATTGGTCAACTGCCACCAAGATTACCACCATTCCTAATGTTAAAAAGATTGGCAAAGTTGTGGGATTTACCTTTAGAAGAGGGAATATATCCGCTTTCCATTCCTTTCTTCAAAATCTGCACTTGCTTCCCAGTGACAGTAACAAACTCTTACATGAATATGCCATGCATTTATCTGCCTGCACATATGCCAAGGACACTGATTTGAGCCAATGCATTTTCAATCATTCTCAAAGGACTTTGGCCTACAAGGCTAACAAGGCTatagaaagaaacttcttcaTGAGAAATGACTTCCTCCGGGACTATGCTGAGCCAGGACTCATTCATAGTATTCAACTTGCAGTGTTTGCCCTTGGTTATGCCATTCGGGATCTGTGTCAAGCTCGTGACTGTCAGAACCCCAACGCTTTTCAACCATGGGAG CAAATTCAATCTAAATGCTCCAAGGAATGCAGTCCTGGGcaaatgaagaaaactacaagAAGTCAACACATCTGTTGCTATGAATGTGAGAACTGTCCTGAAAATCACTACAGTAATCAGACAG ATATGCCTCACTGCCTTTTATGCAACAATGAAACTCACTGGGCCCCTGTTAGGAGCACTGTGTGCTTTGAAAAGGAAGTGGAATATCTCAACTGGAATGACTCCTTGGCCATCCTGCTCTTGATCCTCTCCCTACTGGGAATCATATTTGTTCTGGTTGTTGGCATAATATTTACAAGAAACCTGAACACACCTGTTGTGAAATCATCCGGGGGATTAAGAATTTGCTATGTGATCCTTCTCTGTCATTTCCTCAATTTTGCCAGCACGAGCTTTTTCATTGGAGAACCACAAGACTTCACATGTAAAACCAGGCAGACACTGTTTGGAGTGAGCTTTACTCTCTGCATCTCCTGCATTTTGACGAAGTCCCTGAAAATTTTGCTAGCCTTCAGCTTTGATCCCAAATTACAGAAATTTCTGAAGTGCCTCTATAAACCAATCCTTATTATCTTCACTTGCACGGGTATCCAGGTTGTCATTTGCACACTCTGGTTAATCTTTGCAGCACCTACTGTAGAGGTGAATGTCTCCTTGCCCAGAGTCATCATCCTGGAGTGTGAGGAGGGATCCATACTTGCATTTGGCACCATGCTGGGCTACATTGCCATCCTAGCCTTCATTTGCTTCATATTTGCTTTCAAAGGCAGGAAATTACCTGAGAATTACAATGAAGCCAAATTCATAACATTTGGCATGCTCATTTACTTCATAGCTTGGATCACATTCATCCCTATCTATGCTACCACATTCGGCAAATATGTACCAGCTGTGGAGATTATTGTCATATTAATATCTAACTATGGAATCCTGTGTTGCACATTCTTCCCCAAATGCTATGTTATTATTTGTAAGCAAGATATTAACACCAAGTCTGCCTTTCTCAAGATGATCTACAGTTATTCTTCCCATAGCGTGAGCAGCATTGCCGTGAGTCATGCTTCACTGGACTCCATGAACGGCAATGTCACAATGACCAATCTCAGCTCTAGTGGCAAGTCTGCAACCTGGCAGAAAAGCAAAGATCTTCAGGCACAAGCATTTGCACACACATGCAGAGAAAATGCCACAAGTGTATCTAAAACTTTGCCTCGAAAAAGAATTTCAAGTATATGA
- the GPRC6A gene encoding G-protein coupled receptor family C group 6 member A isoform X3: MALLIILITCFMIILATSQPCQTPDDFVAATSPGHIIIGGLFAIHEKMLSSEDYPRRPQIQKCVGFEISVFLQTLAMIHSIEMINNSTLLSGVKLGYEIYDTCTEVTVAMAATLRFLSKFNCSKETVEFKCDYSSCMPRVKAVIGSGYSEITMAVSRMLNLQLMPQVGYESTAEILSDKIRFPSFLRTVPSDFHQIKAMVHLIQKSGWNWIGIITTDDDYGRLALNTFIIQAEANNVCIAFKEVLPAFLSDNTIEVRINQTLKKIILEAQLLGVLKNVTFTDGGNSFHFDAHGDLNTGYDVVLWKEINGHMTVTKMAEYDLQNDVFIIPDQETKNEFRNLKQIQSKCSKECSPGQMKKTTRSQHICCYECENCPENHYSNQTDMPHCLLCNNETHWAPVRSTVCFEKEVEYLNWNDSLAILLLILSLLGIIFVLVVGIIFTRNLNTPVVKSSGGLRICYVILLCHFLNFASTSFFIGEPQDFTCKTRQTLFGVSFTLCISCILTKSLKILLAFSFDPKLQKFLKCLYKPILIIFTCTGIQVVICTLWLIFAAPTVEVNVSLPRVIILECEEGSILAFGTMLGYIAILAFICFIFAFKGRKLPENYNEAKFITFGMLIYFIAWITFIPIYATTFGKYVPAVEIIVILISNYGILCCTFFPKCYVIICKQDINTKSAFLKMIYSYSSHSVSSIAVSHASLDSMNGNVTMTNLSSSGKSATWQKSKDLQAQAFAHTCRENATSVSKTLPRKRISSI, from the exons CTTTGAAATATCAGTCTTTCTTCAAACTCTTGCCATGATACACAGCATTGAGATGATCAACAATTCAACACTATTATCTGGAGTCAAACTGGGGTATGAAATCTATGACACTTGTACAGAAGTCACAGTGGCAATGGCAGCCACTCTGAGGTTTCTTTCTAAATTCAACTGCTCCAAAGAAACTGTGGAGTTTAAGTGTGACTATTCCAGCTGCATGCCAAGAGTTAAGGCTGTCATAGGTTCTGGGTATTCAGAAATAACAATGGCTGTCTCCAGGATGTTGAATTTACAGCTCATGCCACAG GTGGGTTATGAATCAACTGCAGAAATCCTGAGTGACAAAATTCGCTTTCCTTCATTTTTACGGACTGTGCCCAGTGACTTCCATCAAATTAAAGCAATGGTTCACCTGATTCAGAAATCTGGTTGGAACTGGATTGGCATCATAACTACAGATGATGACTATGGACGATTGGCTCTTAACACTTTTATAATTCAGGCTGAAGCAAATAACGTGTGCATAGCCTTCAAAGAGGTTCTTCCAGCCTTTCTTTCAGATAATACCATTGAAGTCAGAATCAATCAGACACTGAAGAAAATCATTTTAGAAGCCCAG ttaCTTGGTGTGCTAAAAAATGTGACATTCACTGATGGAGGgaattcatttcattttgatGCTCATGGGGATTTAAATACTGGATATGATGTTGTGCTCTGGAAGGAGATCAATGGACACATGACTGTCACCAAGATGGCAGAATATGACCTACAGAATGATGTCTTCATCATCCCAGATCAGGAAACAAAAAATGAGTTCAGGAATCTTAAG CAAATTCAATCTAAATGCTCCAAGGAATGCAGTCCTGGGcaaatgaagaaaactacaagAAGTCAACACATCTGTTGCTATGAATGTGAGAACTGTCCTGAAAATCACTACAGTAATCAGACAG ATATGCCTCACTGCCTTTTATGCAACAATGAAACTCACTGGGCCCCTGTTAGGAGCACTGTGTGCTTTGAAAAGGAAGTGGAATATCTCAACTGGAATGACTCCTTGGCCATCCTGCTCTTGATCCTCTCCCTACTGGGAATCATATTTGTTCTGGTTGTTGGCATAATATTTACAAGAAACCTGAACACACCTGTTGTGAAATCATCCGGGGGATTAAGAATTTGCTATGTGATCCTTCTCTGTCATTTCCTCAATTTTGCCAGCACGAGCTTTTTCATTGGAGAACCACAAGACTTCACATGTAAAACCAGGCAGACACTGTTTGGAGTGAGCTTTACTCTCTGCATCTCCTGCATTTTGACGAAGTCCCTGAAAATTTTGCTAGCCTTCAGCTTTGATCCCAAATTACAGAAATTTCTGAAGTGCCTCTATAAACCAATCCTTATTATCTTCACTTGCACGGGTATCCAGGTTGTCATTTGCACACTCTGGTTAATCTTTGCAGCACCTACTGTAGAGGTGAATGTCTCCTTGCCCAGAGTCATCATCCTGGAGTGTGAGGAGGGATCCATACTTGCATTTGGCACCATGCTGGGCTACATTGCCATCCTAGCCTTCATTTGCTTCATATTTGCTTTCAAAGGCAGGAAATTACCTGAGAATTACAATGAAGCCAAATTCATAACATTTGGCATGCTCATTTACTTCATAGCTTGGATCACATTCATCCCTATCTATGCTACCACATTCGGCAAATATGTACCAGCTGTGGAGATTATTGTCATATTAATATCTAACTATGGAATCCTGTGTTGCACATTCTTCCCCAAATGCTATGTTATTATTTGTAAGCAAGATATTAACACCAAGTCTGCCTTTCTCAAGATGATCTACAGTTATTCTTCCCATAGCGTGAGCAGCATTGCCGTGAGTCATGCTTCACTGGACTCCATGAACGGCAATGTCACAATGACCAATCTCAGCTCTAGTGGCAAGTCTGCAACCTGGCAGAAAAGCAAAGATCTTCAGGCACAAGCATTTGCACACACATGCAGAGAAAATGCCACAAGTGTATCTAAAACTTTGCCTCGAAAAAGAATTTCAAGTATATGA